The proteins below are encoded in one region of Gemmatimonadota bacterium:
- a CDS encoding NUDIX hydrolase has protein sequence MNSSEDIQMFLKGKTPFHETEALWANGTMPLRVRYFCSGEQPPEELVTSVRCLVFQNDSVLALRNRKGNHILPGGRREEGETFEQTLRREVAEETGWTIESISRLGFIHLEHLKPKPPGFQFPYLPHFFQIIYTARASKHVPDLMCDDDYEEDATFVPIGELEGLDISEAELGYVRYIRRGI, from the coding sequence TTGAATAGTAGTGAAGATATACAGATGTTTTTGAAGGGTAAAACTCCTTTTCACGAGACAGAGGCTCTGTGGGCAAATGGGACGATGCCTTTGCGCGTGCGTTATTTTTGTTCCGGTGAACAGCCACCAGAGGAGTTAGTAACCTCTGTTCGATGTCTCGTCTTTCAGAATGATTCTGTTTTGGCACTCAGGAATCGCAAGGGCAACCACATTTTGCCTGGTGGTCGTCGCGAAGAGGGAGAGACTTTTGAACAAACACTTCGCCGCGAAGTTGCAGAAGAGACAGGCTGGACGATTGAATCTATCTCACGCCTGGGGTTCATCCATCTGGAACATCTCAAGCCGAAGCCGCCTGGATTCCAGTTCCCATATCTCCCTCACTTTTTTCAAATTATTTATACCGCCCGCGCTTCCAAACATGTGCCAGATTTGATGTGCGATGATGACTATGAGGAGGACGCGACATTTGTCCCAATAGGTGAACTCGAAGGGTTGGATATCTCTGAGGCCGAGTTGGGATATGTCCGATATATCAGAAGAGGGATTTGA